In Phaseolus vulgaris cultivar G19833 chromosome 7, P. vulgaris v2.0, whole genome shotgun sequence, the genomic stretch GATTAgatctttcttttctattcattGACATGcaatttctcaaaatttgtttgcaagttaataaataacaaaattataagaaGTATTTTGTACAtggtaactttttttatatatattaatgtacctttaaaaaaaatgttatatgttAAAGATGTTTTAGGCGTAAAAGATTTTATACTGCAGATACCAGACATTTCATCTAGTCACTCAAGATAAAtgtttattattaatgaaattattataagaattatataatatataaaataatgttataatatcacaattttataataataaaaactaaataaagcATAATTTTATAGGCtcttataattcaaaataaatatcaaattcaAATCACGTATATTATAATAGATGAAtcagtttttaaattaaatatcaatattagtaataatacatttatatataaaataataaacattttagattttttttaagaaaaaaggtTTAAATGGTGCGAATCTTTATTGACCTGGTTTGTCACTGATTTTTTAACcaattaacatattttttagatGTATGAGAATGattattatagtttttttgTGTTACGATTTCAAAACATAGCTTAACGATCTACAGTATACTCTATATGGATGTTAACAGGTTATTGTCACCAAAACTCACCTAATATTGTCGGCTTACTGCTTGTCGTTACATATTTGTACGGAACAAGCATgatatgtatttttaaatatttttttgtaattttttcattataaaataataaatgattaCAAAGTaatgttaaaattaataaataaaattattaataacaaatagAATTACTATTTCTACTCAGTGATCTCAATCGGGATGATCGATCATCCAAGTCAAAGACACCTCAAAACAATAAATGAGAGTAACGAAAGATATAGTAGTACTTAATGAGTCATAATTCGAATCTCGGAATATTCAGAAATTTTTTCCAACAAATCAGCTACAAACTAGTTAACTGAAAGATGACACAAATATTCTTCAGATATTTCAACATatctatatattaatatatctcCCTATTAATCAAGGATCATGATACATACcaacaaataattataaattggaATTAGAAACTCTTTTTACTAATATAATATAGGATCCCACATTCACTCGACTCAACCGATTCAACCagagataaaaatattatattttaatatatatatatatatatatatatatatatataaaagtggatgtaatatcaatttataagttagttttactgatttagaattaaaattttctTCTTGATATCAGAagagtcatttaaaatatattactcTTCCACACATGTTCTTTTCTGTGTATTTCATTAGCTTAATCTATCCCCTGCTTGTTttcaactaaaaattaaaactttcaCGTCAACAGAATGCAAATGGGGAATTGAAGAATGGTTTAAGCAAAAGGTTCAGGTCAACATGCGCCTACGATTGCAGATAACCACACACCACTTCCAAAGTAcaacattattctttttcttATAGTTATTACTTTTAAAATCACAACtaggagataaaaaaaatcactgcTGAATTGCAACTTCACACGCTTCCAATAATTGAAGCACTATACCCGTTCTCAACATCAAAGAATCTTGACCACAGCATCACCCCACCATATTTTGGCGACTCCTTAATCACCGGAAGGATTTGAGACGTTAACACATCGGCCGGGATGAAACCGCTGCCAGCGGCTGCCGGAGCCGCCGGCAACCCTAAGAATATCTTCCCTGCTGGCACTGTACTGGTCCAACGGTTCCAAGAATTCACAAGGTTAGTTATGTTCCCATCTGCGTAGGAGCATGGAGGGTTGTTGTAGAACTGAACCCAAACAAAGTCAAATAGGCCTGTGTCTAGGGCAGTGCCCAAAAACCTATCAGGAATTGGACACTGAGGGGCAGCACCTAGGTATACCCTCTTCCCTACCCTACTATATTCTTTGAGGAAACGTGCAAGGTGCTCATAGTTTTCTGTTGAGCCTTGTTCTATGTCGAAATCTATGCCATCTAACACGGCATCGCCTAGTGGTCTTGTTGATGAGTTGCCCCCCAAGAAAGTGTTCCACAAGAAGGTTGAAACGTTTCTTGCATCCTCAACGGAAGCCAAAGTGTAGCTTCCAATGCCACCACCAATGGAAAGCAACACCTTGATGTTTTTGCTCTGGCAGTCCTTGATTTCAGCGCTGAACTTTGTGCAGGAATTGGTTGCGGGGTTGCAGTGACCAGCCAGGTTCATTTCTGGGGTTTGGCCATTGCCGAATACGTTGAGGAAAGCTATGTTTACGTGAGTGTATCTCCCTGTGGCACATGCTTCCGAAAGGGTACCCTCGTTGCCGTTTTGGCCCCAGTAGATGGCTATGCCACCGCCATGAGAGGCTCCTACAAGAGTGAAGAAGAGGAGGGGAAGGAGAAGAGGAAAAGCACGAGAGTTTTTGCTCTTGCCCATTTTTCTAAAAGTGAGTTTAGCTTCTGTTTTCTACCCTTTGCTGTGTTGTGAAGGGTTCCTTGCACCTTTGATATTTATAGAGCCAAAAGCTGGTTTTTCACAGCTTTAAAGTTTGAATATTAGAATTAGGGTGTTGACTAAGGAGATGTCATTTCCCACGGGAAAAGGTCAAAGAGCTTCAATTTTCAACAACTACATTATCTGTCAAATAATTTATAGTATAGTATCCACTATCATTATCactatgtttatgtttatgtttatgaaGCAGATGAATCAAAAGTCAAAACTATGACAAGGGCTAAACTATTGAAACTCAGAAGAAGATTGGTCTTCTTGTTActgttttatatttgtaaattgTTCTGCTTTTAAACTGAAACTAGAAATGGATTCGATTACGTGACTGAGCCAAACCCTAGATTAGTTTATCACAGCAGAAGTCAGCTGAAGAAGCATTCATGCAAGTGTGCCACTGTTTCATTCCTGCTGTAATTCTTGTTTCTAAGATATATGTAGAAAACTAATGTAAATTTCTCTacgaaataaataaataagcatGTGTTTATTGATAAACTTTTTAGAGATTATGTTTACTGtctacaaattttatattcttgttagatatatattaattcaaatatataaaattcaatATGAAAAGCCATAATTAATTAACAAAATGCAAATTTATACCCTACTTAATGtatttcaattaaattaatttttataaggtaaaatattttaaagattaaaaaattgttgGAATGTACtgtaaaagtgatttttttacaaaattgtcTAATTATGGAGTATTATGTAATTAAAAGCTGTTAActcttttataaataattatttcaaaattatggaATTACTGTAATTAATTAAAACTActaaaatatctttataatGCTTACGAACTAGTTCTCGTATTAATTCAGATACAGAAACATTTTATTAGTATAGCAACATAAAATACTGAccaaaaactaattaaaatggGTTAATTCTTATATTGAAGTTGAGAATGAaaagaatttaaattaaattaatatgaagTGATTATTATCTTTATAAAAGGTTTTGAATATTATAAGACAGAATGTGAAGTCTTATTTTTGGATTAGATAGTGATTAATAAGGAAGAAATGAGATATGAATGGAATTTTGTGGATTAATTAATGAGTAAAGGAATAAGGTATATGTCTGAAATgtgaattaataaaaaatgcagTCCATAATGTCTGCAAGTGCTATTAGTATGAGTTAGGGgaataagataaatatcaatAGTCAACGTCCGGATTGTAGTCCTCAACTTTCATTTGGTGTGTGTTCAGAATAATAACTTAAATTAGGTCAAAATTTGTATTATCACTATTTTtgtgcaaaaaaaaatatattttaaaataacttttggaGAACTTGTCAAAGTAAAAAAATTCAACTCTTTTAAGTTGCacactaattttaattttatttagtggCATGCAATGAAAACTAGAAGTAAAAGACCATATTGTCCCTTGTCTACACCATCCCTTCATGCTGCCACTTCTCGTAACTATTGTGGCGCGGGAACAATTTTGTCCATGTCTTGTATCATGGACGAACTACACAATTCATAAAATACAGAAAATAACTTGCATATTGTAACagggaagttttttttttatgtaaaaatgattttcaaattttaaattatataattcgaaagtttttttttttttaaaaataattatcgaTTGTGTAATTTAGaggtaaaaaaatgttttttggactgtataatttaaaaattgaattttttatttaaattgtacaatttaaaaaaaaaataatgctttcaaattatgtattttggatgtattttagattttgtattgtgtattgtgtaatttaaaatttattttttatgtgaaaaatgacttttgaattatgtaattttaaagttattttttactttcacattgtagatttttttttttaaaattcataaaatatatttttgtactgaaaagtcatttttcaataaactagaaagagagttaaaattttcatattaatGAAAATGCAAAAGGAAATTATGGGggtgtaacaaaaaaaaatccccTTACAATATTCAAGACTCCAAAACGAGACCAACTTCCTCGCCAAAAGCCCACTACCATACACGTCTTGGTTGGCTGTTTcttcttggactctttcttcctacacctccataccttcttgttcCACCCCtatactaaatataaaaataccattttatccttttttttcaccccttggatttgaaataataagcctatgaattatgtaatcggataaattctggattacataattcgaaaaCTAATCTtgtgtatagaaaagacttctgtattatgtaatccagaagctaattacaaaagactttcggattacataatccagaagctaattttgaatctaaaaaaaactttcaaattatgtaatccaaaatattgaaaaggatatttttagaataaaaaaaatttatggaggtggcacaagaaggtatggaggtgcaggaacaAATTTCTTCTTGCACTTTATCATTTTCAAAGAATACTATTTTCCttcttttaaaaatgactttcagGTTGTTCTTTTCGGAATACTTTTAGAACATATTTTCCGaaacatatttttatcaatctaaaaataaaaaaaaagttttgaaatgaatgttattgaatgatttttttgtctTCTAAATTTCTTATTCCGTAAACAACCTTAAATTACGGAACCCTCTTTCCAGAAACACTTTTAAAGAACTCCTATATCGGAATCATAAAAACTATTAAAGAATGATTTCggtatttcaaaaaatataaggGTGCACGAAGAACTCTCGTTTTGTTTCCCCCTCAAAATCCGTTTTAGATAGTTTTTATttgtaagttttaaaaaattacaatcataactaatatttagacattaaaaatatttttataactataatcagttatcattaaaaaaattaacaccaTTCTTATACcatcataaatatttaaaatattgaattatttattattagagatggaaataaaaaaactaatgtgcttggaataaaatttagtagttagtaaaattaattgatctaaagtaaaaaaaaatattatagaaaacTTTAAATGTAGGTTCTGGAGtttaaaaaagagaaattatGATGAACATCACGTAGTAGAATGAAGaacaatataataactaatcgAGTATACGTGctaaaatataagttaaaatcaaATGTTAGATATAACATTAATTCCAAGATAATTGATAATGTCTTAAAGCAACTGGTTACTTAAGCgattaaaaatatcatttgaaCATATGAGTTTTTATAAAGATTTTATTGACATTGTTTCTTaatcattgaaaaacaattttcttaaTCAAAATGGAAAATTCATTTCTGCGTAGAGATAAAGTAGGTTAAATTACTAAATTGAGAATGTGTTTCTTGGTTTGTCGAAATATACTACATTTTCCATCCTACTTCTAATCTAAAGACACTTTCTTGACTTGTTAATGTTACAGATAAAAAGATATCAGAGCTTTTCCAAAACTCTTGTTCAGTTTCATTGAGATTCTGCAGACTGAAAATGAGACCAATATTCTTTGACAAGATTCCCAAACAGTGATCCCTCTCTCTTTATCAAGTTCATTGGATCATCATACTCCACCAGTTTTCCTGAAAATACAtactcattttattttcatagaAGACAATAACTAACATTGCATGTTCAAACGCATGATCAGCCTTATTTGTTCTCTTAACGTATCTACTAACTACTAAATGATTAAATTATAGATTATTTTGGAAAAGCATGTGTTCAACAAGAATGATAAGAAAAGGGGTAGTTGATGTGCAACATACCATCACTGATGGCAAGAACCTTGGTGCAATCCATCACAGTTGGTATCCTGTGAGCTACCGTGATAACTGTCGAATCTGCAAACTCTGTCCTAATGGTTTTCTGCAAAATCAAATCAGTTGCATTATCAATTGATGCAGTTGCTTCATCAAGCACCAATATGCGACTTCTGCGTAGAAGAGCACGCCCTAAACAAAATAGTTGTCGCTGTCCCATGCTCCAGTTTGCTCCAGCTTCAACAACTGTAGAACAATTTGTCACTAGTCATTAATACTTATGTAGGAATTTGTCACTGCAGAGTTGTAACAACATAACATGAAGTGTACCTGAAGAGTCTAATCCTAACCCCTCTTCTTTCTCTTGCACAGCCTCTTGCAACTGACACTTCCCAAGAACCTTCACATTGAAGCTAAAATCAATCCACACGTAATGGAAAGTAGAGATAAAATACACACAAAAGACTTGAAAACATACTGAAAAATAACAAAGCATGTATGTCTTTACCTCCCATATCTCTTGATCAGAGTGGTGAGATAAGGGGTCCAAATTGTATCTGACTGTTCCATTGAAAAGAGTAGGATCCTGAGGTATGATACCAAAGCGTGATCTCAAGTCATGAAGTCCAATAGAAGAAATGTCTATGCCATCAACTACTATTTTTCCACCAGCTGGCTCTACCAGACGGAATAAGGCACCTATAAGAGTGGACTTTCCACTGCCTGTTCTGCCAACAATACCAATCTTGTGCCCTCCTTCAAATGTGCATGTGATCCCACGCAGTACTAGTGGTGCATCAGGCCTGTAACGTAACTATTTTGATATCAAGAAACAAATTAGGAGAGCTTCGGTTCACGGGTTCAACCCCCATTTTTAAGGACATAGAGAGCAACACATTTTGAAATAGTAATGAATACCTGCAATTCATTTATTTGTACTCGACCAGCAACCGGCCAATTCGCAGGAGGACGATTTCCTTCTATAACTTCTGGGGCCTCACTTGGTATATGCATATACTGATTTAGCCTCTCCACTGATATTATATAGTTTGCTATATTGCATtgattttgaattgaaaatacCAAGGACATGTTAAGTGAAAGGCCATAAGATAGAGCCATGCCAATAAATCCTGGAATAACAACATAAGTTGAAATTATAATACTTGCATATTGGACCGAGCTTATGATGAAAAACGTCATTTGCACGAATAACACAGAAAGTAGATTTCCAAAAGCAATAATGGAAAAAGTCTCACCAGAGGAGAAACTTCCAGGTGGAAGTACGACCATGCAAAGTGCAGCAGATGCAAGAACAACAGCACTGACTGTTTCTAAACGTTGAATCAACCACTCATTTGCTGCAAAACTATGGAAGTAAGGACTAGCATTGACATCAATTAGATCaagatttttcttaaaaaaacgATCTTCCTCCTCAAAAGCCCTTATTGTCACAGCTCCAGCAACAGATTCAGCAAGATGGTTAGCTACAAAGGATTTTGTGGTGCCATTCATCCGCATCAGTTCTTTCGCAGAAGCAAAGTAATAATTCtacataaaagaaattataaggTTAATTAGTATGTTTACTTTGTAACAAGGGTATTTAAATCTATGAAACTTGTTACGAAGtcattaaaagaaataaaagaaccTCCATATTGTGAATTTACTGGAATTATTTTTGGTGAATTGAACTTTTGTATTACACAAGTTTCCTTATTTTATAAGTCAAATCTTGATTAAATCAGATACTTCTCAgctattttaaaattcaaaattttctaCATGGAAATAAGTTTGGAAAACCTACATTGTCTACAAATGCTGGTATGAAGTCTATGTGTCATTTATCATCATATGTCAAACAATAATACTGTGCTGTTAAATAATTATActcttaaattaatttaaaaaataatgccAAATTATCCATGTAATGTAATCAAAAGAAAAATTCGTTCATCACCTGCAAGCGGATAGCAAAATAAATCATTGGGATTGAGACAAACAAGACTTGCCAAGTAACAACTGCTAAAACTGTAAGATTAGCACAACAATTTGAAGTAGCTCCCACAGTAAACATCAAGCCGAATGCAACATCAAGGTCCACAATGTTGAGATCTGAGGAGACCTAAACAAGGAAATAACAGACAAAATATCAGTACTTCCATTCATTGCATAAGATTgtatagagaaagaaaaaaatgtttaatatgCTTACTCTACTTAGTATCCGTCCTAGAGGAGTGGAGTCATAAAATGACATGGGGGCACGAAAAAGGGAGTTTAGTAGCTCTAAAAATAATGACTTTGATGATTGAAGGCTCAAAGCGACTGTAGAAAGACTTCTAATCAACAAGAACATTGCTGAAGTAACTCCAATCAACAAGTAAACGACAATCAATTTCAAAGAGCTGACTCGAGGGTTGTCAACACCAGCGGCCATCCATGAGTTTTGTAATACTTGGCCAATCACAAACGTTATTTGAGAAAAAACAGCCAAAGAGAAGAATATATATCCTTTGTTCTGATTCAGATACTGTATATACGGTTTGAAACCATGGTCtcccttttctctctcttcttgcTTTATCAATTGATCACCTTTTGATGCTTCATAATGTTTCTCCATAGATGATTTTCTAATATCCCTAGAATTATTTGAATGCTTCTGGGAAGAAGTGACATCCACATGCCGGTCAGAACCAGCAATCTCTTTGTGGGCATTCACAAGGTTCTGAAATTCTTGGCTTGAGCTCAACAAATGATGATACGGAGCAGCTTCTATAATTTTCCCATCTGACATCAACTGTAGACAAGAGTAATTACAGTCATGCTAATTTACATCCAGtgcttttcaattatataaccATTAATTATATgcaaaaaaaggaaataaaaaaactacATAACTAGTGCTTCAAGATGGAAGAAATTACCAAAACAGAATCAAATGCTGGAAGGAAGTCAACTTGATGAGTCACGAGCAAGACTGTTTTCCCAGCAAGTCCTTCCATTATGTATTCCTGTCCAGTGGAAAAGCCATTTATCAGTAAAAAGTTAATAACACCAAGACATAACACATGTAGTACTGGAAGAAGAGAAATTTTCATTACATTAAACAAATTTGTTGCAGTATGTGCATCAACAGCACTGAATGGGTCATCCAAGAGATATATATCAGCATTCTGATATAGTGCACGTGCAAGTTGAATTCGCTGCTTCTGACCTCCACTTAGGTTAACTCCTCTCTCTCCTATTTCAGTGAGATCGCCATGGGGAAACAACTCCAGGTCCTTCAATAGTGAAGACCTATGAAGTGTTACTTGATATTTTTCAGCATCCATGTCTGCCCCAAACAATATATTCTCACGTATTGTACCTGACTGTATCCATGCTGTTTGAGAAACATAGGCAAACTTCCCATGCACTTCAAGCTATAAATCACAAAACAAAATCAGGTACGTATTAATCaaatcaattaataatattactactCGAACGAATGATAGAAAAAATGCATTCTGGTAACTTGAATTTATGTGCTAGTCAGTATAACACTGCTTGCACAAAGTGAAAATCCTATCTAAACTATAGCCCATGGAAGTATGACAATTTGCAATGTTTATAATAGACAAAAAGGAACATAATCTTACTTCTCCTCGAGTCATAGAAACTTCTCTGAGGATCGCTGCTAAGAGAGTTGATTTGCCTGAGCCAACCTCTCCACAAATAGCCACCTTTTGCCCTGGTCTAACCTCCAAATTTATGTTTCTAAGTGTTGGCTCTGATGCACTATCTTCGCATGAAAAGTCGGCAGACTTGATTGTTATTGAACCCCTCATATTGTCATCGAGACACCTTTTTGTGACATTTACACTCTGCAGTTCAGGTGCCTCCAGAAATTTTACAATCCGAGTAAACGCAACTTTTGCTTGAATGACCACCCCAATAACATCAGGGATGGTTCTAATTGGATCTTGAACAAGGCGCAAAGTAGCCACAAAAGTGAAAACATTATTTGCATGCAAAGGAATATTAAGAAAGTAACATGCCCCAAAGGAAGCAGCAGAGATCAGAACAGGGCTGGACCAAAAGAGAAAGGTGTTGTATGCCTTTCTTATTTGCACTCCATACAACCAtttgagctcctcattccttaATCTCTCTATagcatttctaaaattggtttcccATGCATACAACTTCAACACCTTCATATTCACAAGAGCCTCGGAATAAGCCTTCAATCTCTCATCTTGTGCAACCATAAGTTTGCTTTGAAACTTGTGTTGTAACTTTGCAAGTGGAGTATTGCAAAGAACAGTGATTACTATCACCACCAAGGAGGCAACTGTTGCCAACCCAACAGCACGAAAAAGTATTACTAATGAGATACATAGCTGGAAGCTAGTTGTCCAAGTCTGGTGAAACCAATAGGGAAATTCACCAATTCTATAAGCATCCACAGTGACATAATTCATCATCTCACCACCAGAGTGCATCAGTCTAGCAGAATTGGATAATCTCAATTGCTTTCTATAAATGGCTGCAGTTAGCAGTGACCTAACTTTCAGACCAATAAGTCTGCAGCGGAAATACCATTGCCTTTGAGAAAGGGATTCAATGGATTTTGCAAAAAAAAGTGATATTGCCAACACAAGACCTTCATATTTGAAACTCTCATTACCCTCAGCAATCAATATAAAAGAATTCAAAAGAAGAGGTCCTGAAGACACTGCAAGTACCTTAAGCATTGCAAAGAATCCTGATACTAAAATTTCTCTCCAATGACATAAAAGTATTATCCTCAAAACTGATGGTTGCGAGGATGGatccttttgtatttttctgttCAGTTGGTCGAGAAATAGAGAATAACAACTTTCTGCTCGATCTTCCTCCCGTAACCCTGGAATGTCTTCATCCTGAAGTGTTTTCTCTTTACCCATTTTCATCAATGGATTCAACCACCAAAACGACATTCTATTGAAGAATCCCGCTTTGGCAAATGGTGTTACATATgcaatagattcttttttattaGACTGACCATTTAAGAGGGCACAAAGACTTTCATCAGTTTCTCCGTTAGTGTCTCCATAACTGGATTCCTTATGCGTGCATAATAACAATAACATCGCCCCCAGAAAAGATAGAATATCTGAAGCTATAATAAGGGACAGTTCTCTGCTACTAATTGCATAAAACAATGATGACGCACAGAAAATACCAGAAATCAAGAATATTATAATAGAATAAAGCCTCGACCATCTTCTTGGAAGTTGTTTCAACTTAAGACTTAACATTAAACTCACTAACAACCACGTTAAACCGTGAAAGATTTCTAGCAACCACCAATCAAAAGGCAACACAGTTTGGGTTTTCCTCAACTTTTCCTCTAAAACCCAAACGCCTAAGCACAAGTGCACCAACCCAATAACACCATTAACTACGGATGAAACTGTCTGCAAATATGAATATCTTTGCACCTGTATTATACCCCGAGATGGTTTTAATGTTGACTTCTGGATCATAATGAATACAAGCATGATAAGTAACAACACATCAGAGCAAGAGATCAACAAATGGTTGACACAAGTAGAAGGATCGATGAGAAGTCTAAAGTCATAAATGCAAGGCATTCTTCCCGCCTCCGAACAACCAGACTCCCCACAAAACACGCCCCAAAAAACCGTCATTTCCTTGAGTTCTCtgcaaaaaaaaacaaagaagtcCCGTAAAATCATGACTTTGTAGAGCAAATCATTGGCGTAAAACTTTGAAACTAAAACCCATAAACAGTTTATGAACAAGCTTTAGCCAAAGAGACATATTTGAGAGCGTGTCTCTATCTAAGTTGACTtttaagagagagaaaaaaatatataaatattttcccCTCACCACTTAGATCAAGCCTCTTAGTCTAAAGATAAATGAACACGGACAAACAAATTTGCACATGCAGTCATCACTTATCATCAACAACAAGTAGAAATATGACAAAGGCGAATCATAAACGGCTAACACGAGTTTGCTTTTGCTTTCTGAAGTGGAAGAGTACTCTTAACTTATTTTCAAACATTCTCTTTTCAATACACAACTCTCCTATTGGCTAAAAATCATGTGAATGACAGTAACTTAGAAATAGAACACATTGTTTAACGAGACTCAAACGTCACTAGAGAAGAGTACAAGTAACCTGCGTTTGGTGGTGATGTATCTTAAATTGTGTCagctattttatttcttattactTAATAATAGTAAATGGTTTTGAGTTTCACAATTACTATAGTAACTAATATGCATGTTTTTCTATACATCTTCATCTTGTTCCAGTTTCATGTACTTTAGCTACTGTCGACATAGGGCAGGTTCAACTATTCttgattatttataaaaaattggcTTTCTTCTGCTTGGTTTAGGCCCATGATACATTAAAGTTAAACTCTAATTCCATCCATATTTTTCGTTTTCCCTTTCATCATCTTCTGTACCattagttttctttttcatttttttctctacCACTTGTCACGTTATTTCCTATTTCTCTCTCCTGCTCATATATCCCTTTTTCTCTTACACTGGtttctcaaataaaaacaaCTTCATTTCAGCAAGAAAACATGGAGaaagtaacaaaataaaaaatgcctTCTGCTGATTTGGTTCTGAAAGCGAATGACCGAACGTTGAAGTATTCTtatgataatatataaaaaaaaaatgagagcaAAACGAAAGGAATTAATATTGAAAATGGACAAACGGAAAATGACTAATTcaataaaatagaatgaaaaaAGGAATCAGGAAAAAGACAAACCTGTATAGTGTATCGTGCGAAGCGTGAAATGCTCGGTGGCTAAGTGCGATACGCAAACGTTTTTGGCATTTGAACGCGTCTCTCAGAAAACTGTAAAGGACAACTTGTGTGATGGTTAAATAACAAGAAAGAAGGAAACAGAAAAACACATGTTGTAGTTCTTGTTTTGCTTTGTGTTGTTTTGTGAAGACAAGGTACGCATGTAGTGATGATGAGAAGAAtgagtgaagaagaaaaagaaaatgaagatgaagatgaagtaACAGTGGAAAATGAGTGAATGTGTTGAAAAGTGAAGATTGCAGGGAAGACGGTGGATTTATATGCCATACGATGTCGTCATGGCTAACGTATGTTGCTAtggatttttcttcttctgtgcCTCACTCACTCACTTCTTGTTCAATCATGATAAAAGTTTCACACTATCACGtagttaattattaatattatttatttttaaattttgtttatatttgtttttagttAAGTATAATATTTTATCGTTAAAAAGAGTTGTTAAGTGAAATTCACCCCAACACTATCTAACTAATTTAGATTCTACTGCCATTTTCAAATAGAACATATTCTAcacttttaactt encodes the following:
- the LOC137828633 gene encoding ABC transporter C family member 10-like isoform X2, which produces MTVFWGVFCGESGCSEAGRMPCIYDFRLLIDPSTCVNHLLISCSDVLLLIMLVFIMIQKSTLKPSRGIIQVQRYSYLQTVSSVVNGVIGLVHLCLGVWVLEEKLRKTQTVLPFDWWLLEIFHGLTWLLVSLMLSLKLKQLPRRWSRLYSIIIFLISGIFCASSLFYAISSRELSLIIASDILSFLGAMLLLLCTHKESSYGDTNGETDESLCALLNGQSNKKESIAYVTPFAKAGFFNRMSFWWLNPLMKMGKEKTLQDEDIPGLREEDRAESCYSLFLDQLNRKIQKDPSSQPSVLRIILLCHWREILVSGFFAMLKVLAVSSGPLLLNSFILIAEGNESFKYEGLVLAISLFFAKSIESLSQRQWYFRCRLIGLKVRSLLTAAIYRKQLRLSNSARLMHSGGEMMNYVTVDAYRIGEFPYWFHQTWTTSFQLCISLVILFRAVGLATVASLVVIVITVLCNTPLAKLQHKFQSKLMVAQDERLKAYSEALVNMKVLKLYAWETNFRNAIERLRNEELKWLYGVQIRKAYNTFLFWSSPVLISAASFGACYFLNIPLHANNVFTFVATLRLVQDPIRTIPDVIGVVIQAKVAFTRIVKFLEAPELQSVNVTKRCLDDNMRGSITIKSADFSCEDSASEPTLRNINLEVRPGQKVAICGEVGSGKSTLLAAILREVSMTRGELEVHGKFAYVSQTAWIQSGTIRENILFGADMDAEKYQVTLHRSSLLKDLELFPHGDLTEIGERGVNLSGGQKQRIQLARALYQNADIYLLDDPFSAVDAHTATNLFNVMKISLLPVLHVLCLGVINFLLINGFSTGQEYIMEGLAGKTVLLVTHQVDFLPAFDSVLLMSDGKIIEAAPYHHLLSSSQEFQNLVNAHKEIAGSDRHVDVTSSQKHSNNSRDIRKSSMEKHYEASKGDQLIKQEEREKGDHGFKPYIQYLNQNKGYIFFSLAVFSQITFVIGQVLQNSWMAAGVDNPRVSSLKLIVVYLLIGVTSAMFLLIRSLSTVALSLQSSKSLFLELLNSLFRAPMSFYDSTPLGRILSRVSSDLNIVDLDVAFGLMFTVGATSNCCANLTVLAVVTWQVLFVSIPMIYFAIRLQNYYFASAKELMRMNGTTKSFVANHLAESVAGAVTIRAFEEEDRFFKKNLDLIDVNASPYFHSFAANEWLIQRLETVSAVVLASAALCMVVLPPGSFSSGFIGMALSYGLSLNMSLVFSIQNQCNIANYIISVERLNQYMHIPSEAPEVIEGNRPPANWPVAGRVQINELQLRYRPDAPLVLRGITCTFEGGHKIGIVGRTGSGKSTLIGALFRLVEPAGGKIVVDGIDISSIGLHDLRSRFGIIPQDPTLFNGTVRYNLDPLSHHSDQEIWEVLGKCQLQEAVQEKEEGLGLDSSVVEAGANWSMGQRQLFCLGRALLRRSRILVLDEATASIDNATDLILQKTIRTEFADSTVITVAHRIPTVMDCTKVLAISDGKLVEYDDPMNLIKREGSLFGNLVKEYWSHFQSAESQ